A segment of the Lycium ferocissimum isolate CSIRO_LF1 chromosome 5, AGI_CSIRO_Lferr_CH_V1, whole genome shotgun sequence genome:
tttaagtgtgttattttttaaagcgtaactttatttcgaatatacgcgattttttttttttttttgcaacatattcgaaataaagttacgcattaaaaaataacacacttaaggaacacttagtgtttttttttttccataaaaagatcgcaacatcttattttaatagaTCTTTTCTTTGCagcacttagtgttttttccatactttgatcaacgattagtcgtgtgtcaagactccgaaacatcaatattttatatagaacctgatatttttttctgcgtactataatgtaggctcaatacatcaaagatacgtaaacgttcggatcatcgttttaggggttgaaaaggtacccgaagtaagttttgtttagaaactttaggtttaagtgttttattttttaagattttgatttaagtgtattattttttaatcaagacataactttattttgaatataaatataattctaaaaaatatagggagaaaagcTAGTTGttaagtggtcaaactttagatggtcataactttgcgctcggacgtccgatttacgcgattttctttttgattttaggtattttttcgagatctatgcggacaaacCGCCGCTAGCCGAGCCGAGccgaatttaaaaaaaaataccttttatcccattcaatttcaatttttccccaaattggcgtgaaattttcagttttatttacttataagatgatgatacgcaataaaTTTCAATGTAAAAATCCTGGGTTAATGtagctgtgaatgtcaatttcacttctgcggtttcaatttttgaaaataaagctgactaattttctcgacatataaagctgactaaaataaccttacagtcATACACTaagtttttcaaacaaaatttacttTCGGTACCTTTTTAACTCCTAAAATGatgatccgaacgtctacgtatccttgatgtattgaacctacgttattgtacgcagaaaaaaatatcaggttctatataaaatattgacgtttcggagtcttgacacacgactaatcgttggtcaaagtatgaaaaaacacactaagtgttgcaaaaaaaaaagtttgccaaatttttttttagtggtcgctattttactgcgctatacgaaaaaaaaaaaatctttagcaCAGTAAAATACCGCGCTAAAACAGTTAAAAATCTTTTGGCAACGGctttattttcaataaatctaaaccctaaaaataaaaaaccttaagctaatgacaacaagtcttcaaacaaaaaaggacgtctatgtatatagaacacttaaacctaaagtttacaaacaaaacttacttcgggcaccttttcaacccctaaaatgacgatccgaacgtttacgtatccttgatgtattgaacGTACATTATTGtatgcagaaaaaaatatcaggttttatataaaatattgacgtttcggagtcttgacacacgactaatcattgttcaaagtatgaaaaaaacactaagtgttgcaaaaaataaaattggacaatttttttttaactgcttctataacgcagtaaaatactgcgctaaagcagttaacgGCTCCGTCTCCGTGAACTGCTTTAgagcagtaaattactgcgctaaaagtacttttgtcacttttttttttatttgggtaTTTTAGTTCAAAAGGTTTTGTTTGAGGTCATTTTGATTCCGGACTCCTTATTTGTTAGGCCTTCAATTACAAGTTGGAGATGATCACCAACTGCAGATACTGGGCTTTGCTCTCTTTTTCACCGTCTCTATCATTGCAAAGTTAATTTCATAAATAAGAGAGTGTGAACAGTGTATCTATGAGAAAGAACGGTCCAATTGAAATCCATTGGCATCTATttattactccttccgtccTAAAAAAAGATTAGTACTTTTCgttttttgagagtcaaacgagttatttttttattgtaattttttcatgtctttcaaatgtttcaaattattaattatggtgacttataatactttttacgtcgtttccaaatatgtaaattttatttcgaaaaaattaaagattctatgttcaaacacacggtcaaaattaagaagtgactctcgaaaagcgaaaagtgtcaatctttttgAACAAATCGAGTAGTTGTCTTAACAAAGTGCAGCTAACACCTAATGTAATGACCATATCAATCATATTAACATCTAACCCCTTTTTGGATTTTCCATAATAACACTTGAGCGGGTGAGAGATGATTATTCTTGAAGCATGTTAGGAGTATTAAACtttgggaaaaaaacaaaaatgaatgACAACAGAGAAGTACATCCTTGTGCAACTTTTTGGTGCAATGAAAGATAGACTAGACATGTAACCGCTTGCCAATAGACTTATTCGACAAGATGCTACAGTATCCTAGCTCCTCCACAATTATACCTCCATAATCAAAAAGTCTCTTAAATTATTTGACTTTCCAATTGTCAATCACTTCAGAATGCCTATCAACGGCTGCTAGCAAAGTAGGAGgataaagaaaattttggcTTTGCTATACAATGGATTTCATTTGCTTAACAATTAAATTGACCAGAATGCTCACTCTACATTCTTTACATTGCTAATACTATCTAGTTCACAAGAATAACAGATCTATCATGACTAACACTACTTTATTGTTGGTCCCCGGTGTTATAGCTAACAGAGGAAGATGAGTGAGTAAGAGAGCAATTAAACGACCCTTGTAGGCGTAGCAACTGGGCTGGAGTCACAGATGTAGACGAGTAGGAATACGATGAAGTATCAGACATTTTTGAGTTGTTCGATGTCTTTTTAGCTTCATTTCCTGTTGTATGCTCATGGATAATCTCCTTCAGTAATGCCACCACATCCTTCATTGTTGGCCGATCTTCAGCCCGATTACTAGTACACAACAACGCTATTCCAAGGGCTTGAAGcatttcttgaatttgtgtatCAGGATGTCCTTGTAACCTCGGATCGATCACATCAACCGgatctttcttgctctttaGGTGGTCACGAACCCATTGTATAACATGTTGGCCATCAGGGAAGGACGGGTCGGCTGGCTTTTTCCCGGTAATGATTTCTAGCAACACAACTCCAAAGCTAAAAACATCGCTCTTCTCTGTAATCTTTAGCATACAAGCGTACTCTGCAAGAGACAAACAGTTGAACAGAGTTTAGTCCTTTTCATGCCAGATATTAATCACCTATTTGATTGTGATGTTTTTCAAAACATAACAAAggcattggttgggccgttacTTTCACCTATCACAACCTGACAACCAAAAGCGGAGCCAAGATTCTTAGTTTCTGATTTTGGACCACACTTTTTTTTGGCTTACTGGGTTCTGAATATTAATTGAATTTGCAACACAAGAATAGAGTTTGAGCCATAATTACTGAATTCTGCCGGACCCGTAACTATCACACCGTGGCTCCGCCCGTGCTGACAACAAGGAATGGCCAAACGGGCATGGAGACAGCAGCAATATGTCCATGCTTGGCTGTGAAAGTGTGACCACTAACTTTGGTTATGGTTTTTTTCAGATTATTCCCCACCCTAAGTATCTTTAGGGGGGGCCATACACAGGCAAAAAAGATAGGGAAATAGTACTGTAGCTTCCAAGTATGccttgacaaacttaatttttcaCATAGTTAAAGCTAGCACATGGCTTCACATGCATCTATTGTCAAAAGAGTGACACAATTCCATCCGTATGGAAGCAACTTGAACTGAATTCTCCTTCAGCATTTGCAGTACTTTATATCTGTCCACTTCAGCTTCCTCGCATTCAGTTCTTAAATTAGAATAGACATTCAATTATATCTTTTTCCCtatcaaggaaaaaaatgaactaaaaaaaaattaaaaaaaaaaaaaaaaaaaaaaaaactaatttacTTGAATCAGTGGGGAGGCAAGATTTTGACTAAGAGGATTCATCATCTACGTGTAtacattaaaaagaaaatcctatatatatatatagtgtgatTTCCAGTGAAGAGGAATCAGACTCCCTTCCGCCCCTCTAGCTCCACTATGACTTTAGCTAAGTAATAAATTAAACATCGTAGAATTGCATTAGATTCACTAAGAACCAAATCACTATTTACTGTATTAATGAGTCATAACTAGTCGAttttctcgaaaaaaaaaatgaccttgAACTAGTAAGAAGAGAAATATTTACCTGGGGCAAAGTAGCCATAAGATCCAGCAAATTGGGGATTTGCTGAAATTGAAGCATTGTCCTCCTCCATGAGCCTAGCAAGTCCAAAATCAGCTAAACATGGCTCGTAACGATCACCTAACAAAATGTTTTGAGCCTTCACGTCGCGGTGGAGGATGGGCGGGACGCAGTCGTGGTGCAAGTAAGCTAACCCCTCAGCCACCCCTAATGCAATCTTGAATCTAGTTTCCCACTCAATTAACCCTCCACAGCCTTCATGTAAAAATGCACCTAATGTACCATTTGGTAAATAATCGTAAAACAGCAACTTAGTCTTCCTATTAGCTGCCCAACCAAGTAACCTAACAATGTTCCGATGTCGAATTCGTGCCAACGTGGCAATCTCGGACGAAAATGCAGACATCGAATGCTTCTCAGATGCTCGAAATCTTTTAACAGCGATTGTCAATCCTGACGGTATATTCACCTTGTACACGACTCCGGACCGACCTCGGCCAAGAACATTACTAACTATCAAACATTTTGCCACGTCAGCAATCGATAAGTCGAGTTTTTGGTACACTGTAACCTCCCAAGGTGGGCCCAGTTCCATGTCATTATCGCCATCTAGATCATAATCATGGGCCTTACGGTTCCGTATCTTGCCACCGAAGATGATGTAAAGAGCTGCCAGAAGGAGAGCGCAAGCAGTGCAAAGCAACACCACCATCGCCACCCTCGCTGCCTTGCTCCTCCTCACAGCGCCGCCCTTATCGGCTGAGCACTGGTTGCCTGAGAAGCATAGCTCTGGATTGCCAGCAAGTACACTGAGTGGGAGCTTCGCGAAGAATGACGTGTCAGGCACGTGGCCCGATAAATTATTGTGCGAGACATTCAGAACCACGAGATTTTGTAGATCTGTGAGAAAATGGAGGTCACCTGAAAGTAGAGATGGCAAGTTAGCTTGAGGAAACATAATCCACTTAATCCGTCCAAGTTTGGGCAGATTGTTGCTAGTGCATTTATTTGCTCAGTCCATAAAAGATTAGGctaatatacaattcaaattaactCACTAGAGATCCTgtcaaaatatcttcaaaaagtatattttttcatttgatatgtTGTATAAAAGGATATGTTATATAAAGCCAAGGAAAACTAATAGTttcataagtttttttttttaaaaaaagggccATTGGTTATGACCCGCATTTTAGCTTATTCTGCCAAACACGCCCAAGTAACTTTTGAGCAAGTCAATAATCTGTTAATTTATTAACTTAGCTCATTTTGATCCGACAAAACGTGCCAACCAAATTAACCCCTTTACCTGAAAGCATATTATGAGAAAGATCTAGCACTCCAAGCTTGTCCAAATCAGCGAACTCTGCCGGAATTTCACCGGAAAGTTGATTCCAGCTGAGATTCAGTGCAATTTCCAGACCTGGAATTTTACCAACAGTCGCCGGAATCTCGCCAGAGAGTTGATTACCACTCAAGTCAACCAACTGAAGCTTCATACATGAACCGAGTTGAGTTGGAATATTACCAGAAAACCTGTTCTTACTTAGAACAAGTTTGGTGAGTGAACTCAGCGAACCGAGACTCGGATTCAAAGGGCCTTCAATTAAATTATCAGAAACATCAATGAACTGAAGGATGCCAAGTTGACTCAAATTCTCCGGTAAATTGCCGTTAATTGAGTTGGAATGCAAGTCTACAAAGGTGAGATTCCGGCAACCAGAGATCTCCGGTGGAATGATTCCGGTGAGGTGATTCGATCCCAGGTCGAGGAAATTCAAATTCCTCAATTTCCCAATTTCCAACGGTACTGACCCGGTCAGCTTGTTATCGCTTGCCCGAAATCGAATAAGCGAAGAACAGTTCCCTATCTCTGGTGGAATAGGACCAGAGAGATTGTTAGTTAACAGGAGTAGCTTGTTGAGCTTCTGAAGGTTGAATATACCTTTAGGAATTGGACCAGTCAACGTATTTTGTGACAGGTCAACGGCTTCGAGATTATGGCAATAGGAAATTGAAGAAGGGATTTCCCCTTCGAGGCGATTTTGCCACAAGAATAGCAAAGTTAAATTCGATAAGTTTCCGAATTCGGATGGTATGGAACCTGTGATCTCATTGTTGTCTAGCTCAATGTGAGTAAGAGCAGTGCAGTTACCTATTTGTGATGGGATTCGACCCGAAATCTGGTTCACACTCAGTTGTAACTCTTGCAGTGAATTCAATCTCCCGAATGATTCGGGGATGCTTCCGGTTAATGAATTCATTGAAATGTCAATGACTTGTAGTTGTTGACAGTTTCCAAGCTCGGGAGGGATCGTTCCGACTAAATTATTCTGCCATAAAAGGAGGTTTTGGAGGTTTTTGAGGTTTCCGAGTCGAGCTGGGATTGAACCAGTGAGTGAATTTTcgtaaagatagatgttttggAGCTTGGAGCAATCCCCGAGCTCCGGTGGGATTTGACCGGATAGTAAGGAGGTGTAAACGGCAAGCGTTTCGAGTTTTTTCAGCTGGCCAAGGGAAGAAGGGAGAAAACCTGAAATGCTGGTTTCTGCCAAGCCTAACATGACCAAATTAGTACAGTTGCCAATTTCTTGAGGGAGTGAACCTTCAAGATTCTTGTTTCCACCTCCTCTAATGATCTCAAgctttttcaaatttccaataTTACTTGGAATCCCCCCACTTAGCTGATTATCATAGAATATCAACCTCATCAAGTTTGTGAGGTTGCCAATGTCGTTGGGGATGGATCCGACTAGCCTGTTGGAATTGATATGAAGTTGTTCCAGCTTTGGCAAGTGAAAAATTTCACTTGGGATTTCACCTGTCAATGCATTGTCACTCAAGTCCAAGAACTTGAGTCCCTGAAGCAAGCCAATCTCTTTTGGAATTGTACCAGTAAGATTTGTCCCTGACAAAACAAGTTTGTTCAAGGACAACAATGAGCTAAAATTTGTAGGAACAATCCCAAGTAAATCCACATACttcaattccaattcaacaacttCTTTATTGAAGTTGCAAGTGAGACCAAACCAGCCACATGGAGTTTCATCAGTAGGATCCCAATTACTTAACACATCTAATGATCCATTTAGGCTTGTTTTCCAAGAGAGAAGAGCTTGGCCTTGTGGGTTGAGGGCAAAGGAAGAAGTaaagagaaaggagaaaaagaagaaaagggtcCATGGATAAACAGTCATTAGAACAAGTATGTGGCTGTTGCTACAAACTTCAAGATTAGGCACAGAAAAGAAGccttgttattgttgttcttggTTTTGGTGTAGAGGTTTAAGCCTAGGGAGGAGGGACAAAGAGAGGAAAACCAAATCATGTCTTGTAGACTAATGGATTTTATGTAGGTGACATATAAAATTATGGAAAAGTTGCCAGAATCTCCGGATCCAAGAACAGCTAGGCCGTTATGTGAGAGAGAGTGGGGGAATTTTAGATGTGTTTTTTAGGATTTGTTTATGAAATTGAGTGGGGAGGGAGATGACTgttatttttcttactttttttctCTATAAAAATGCCAAAGATGGGGCtttcaaaaacttaaaaaacattaTTTTAGCATGGTGTCTTGAACTTCATTATCAGTTGACATGTGACCTCTAGGTTGCTGTTATGTTTTGGAGctgctttattttatttttctatttggCATCACTTTGTTGCATTTTTACACTATGATAGTCACTATAGAGCAGAATTTAGTGGATAGCATATGAAATTGGACAGTTCCATCATTTTCTGCCAATTGGTATTTATAGAATTTGGCATCACCTCACTCT
Coding sequences within it:
- the LOC132055960 gene encoding LRR receptor-like serine/threonine-protein kinase RGI3, which produces MTVYPWTLFFFFSFLFTSSFALNPQGQALLSWKTSLNGSLDVLSNWDPTDETPCGWFGLTCNFNKEVVELELKYVDLLGIVPTNFSSLLSLNKLVLSGTNLTGTIPKEIGLLQGLKFLDLSDNALTGEIPSEIFHLPKLEQLHINSNRLVGSIPNDIGNLTNLMRLIFYDNQLSGGIPSNIGNLKKLEIIRGGGNKNLEGSLPQEIGNCTNLVMLGLAETSISGFLPSSLGQLKKLETLAVYTSLLSGQIPPELGDCSKLQNIYLYENSLTGSIPARLGNLKNLQNLLLWQNNLVGTIPPELGNCQQLQVIDISMNSLTGSIPESFGRLNSLQELQLSVNQISGRIPSQIGNCTALTHIELDNNEITGSIPSEFGNLSNLTLLFLWQNRLEGEIPSSISYCHNLEAVDLSQNTLTGPIPKGIFNLQKLNKLLLLTNNLSGPIPPEIGNCSSLIRFRASDNKLTGSVPLEIGKLRNLNFLDLGSNHLTGIIPPEISGCRNLTFVDLHSNSINGNLPENLSQLGILQFIDVSDNLIEGPLNPSLGSLSSLTKLVLSKNRFSGNIPTQLGSCMKLQLVDLSGNQLSGEIPATVGKIPGLEIALNLSWNQLSGEIPAEFADLDKLGVLDLSHNMLSGDLHFLTDLQNLVVLNVSHNNLSGHVPDTSFFAKLPLSVLAGNPELCFSGNQCSADKGGAVRRSKAARVAMVVLLCTACALLLAALYIIFGGKIRNRKAHDYDLDGDNDMELGPPWEVTVYQKLDLSIADVAKCLIVSNVLGRGRSGVVYKVNIPSGLTIAVKRFRASEKHSMSAFSSEIATLARIRHRNIVRLLGWAANRKTKLLFYDYLPNGTLGAFLHEGCGGLIEWETRFKIALGVAEGLAYLHHDCVPPILHRDVKAQNILLGDRYEPCLADFGLARLMEEDNASISANPQFAGSYGYFAPEYACMLKITEKSDVFSFGVVLLEIITGKKPADPSFPDGQHVIQWVRDHLKSKKDPVDVIDPRLQGHPDTQIQEMLQALGIALLCTSNRAEDRPTMKDVVALLKEIIHEHTTGNEAKKTSNNSKMSDTSSYSYSSTSVTPAQLLRLQGSFNCSLTHSSSSVSYNTGDQQ